One part of the Asterias amurensis chromosome 11, ASM3211899v1 genome encodes these proteins:
- the LOC139943866 gene encoding tRNA-dihydrouridine(16/17) synthase [NAD(P)(+)]-like — protein sequence MPSSPKREGYDFWEKTLGKPRLLVAPMVDQSELAWRLLSRRHGAQLCYTPMFHAAVFSRDPHYRSEALASCSEDKPLIVQFSANDPDDFLRAALLAQDHCDAVDLNLGCPQANAKKGRYGAFLQEDWDAIFNIVSLAHKRLAVPVTCKIRIFEETSKTIEYAKMLERAGCQMLTVHGRTRDMKGPKTGLANWDVIKAVKQNLSIPVFANGNIQYLSDVERCIEETGVDGIMTAEGNLYNPALFEGVQPPAWEMAEEYLQLVQQYPCPMAFVRGHLFKLWHHSLTVHHDLRARMANAKTLDDFMSVSQDLRLVCEEEAKQDGQDDGKGIPHWRCQPYIRPTPEETKQRMLEKSLKRPLSEGNEQESEVPFMSKNALKKLKQWGTVHKKKGRHFDPCGTCSNPRGLSCVFKLCRACCKDKARQAVEDCPSHRFLFKTKIERRKYWEAQQAAKALEMQTEIPTEHPRCALAATQATMTGDLTATLTDMPGDPTTTLTDMPGDLTATLTDMPGDPTTTLTDMPCDQTAEAIQDRVESEHDVAEDIKDERAPSRDRLTISNISSAVS from the exons ATGCCATCATCTCCAAAGCGTGAAGGATACGATTTCTGGGAGAAGACCCTGGGCAAACCTCGCCTCTTGGTGGCGCCCATGGTTGATCAGAGCGAATTGGCATGGAGACTTCTAAGTCGACGCCATGGGGCTCAGCTTTGCTACACGCCAATGTTTCACGCAGCGGTGTTCTCACGGGATCCTCACTATCGTAGTGAGGCTTTGGCATCGTGTTCAGAGGATAAACCACTCATTGTGCAG TTCAGTGCTAACGATCCTGATGATTTTCTGCGTGCTGCTTTGTTGGCTCAAGATCACTGTGATGCCGTGGATCTGAACCTGGGATGCCCTCAGGCGAACGCCAAGAAAG GTCGATATGGAGCCTTCTTGCAAGAAGATTGGGACGCAATCTTCAACATTG TTAGTCTTGCTCATAAGCGCCTGGCCGTCCCCGTGACCTGCAAGATTCGCATCTTTGAAGAGACCAGTAAGACGATAGAGTATGCTAAGATGTTAGAGAGAGCAGGCTGTCAGATGCTAACTGTACATGGCAGGACGAGAGACATGAAGGGTCCAAAGACTGGCTTGGCTAACTGGGATGTCATTAAGGCGGTCAA ACAAAATCTAAGCATCCCTGTATTTGCAAATGGTAACATCCAGTACCTGAGTGATGTGGAACGCTGCATTGAGGAAACGGGGGTGGACGGAATTATGACAGCAG AGGGAAATCTTTACAACCCCGCACTTTTTGAGGGAGTGCAGCCCCCTGCGTGGGAGATGGCTGAAGAATATTTACAGCTTGTTCAGCAGTATCCATGCCCAATGGCCTTTGTCAGGGGGCACCTCTTCAAACTTTGGCACCACAG CCTGACGGTCCACCATGACCTTCGTGCCAGGATGGCCAACGCAAAGACTCTTGATGACTTCATGAGCGTCAGTCAAGACTTACGACTTGTCTGCGAGGAAGAAGCCAAACAAGACGGACAAGATGACGGTAAAGGGATTCCACACTGGCGCTGTCAGCCCTACATCAGACCAAC ACCTGAGGAGACGAAGCAAAGAATGTTGGAGAAGAGTCTGAAACGGCCGCTGAGTGAAGGAAACGAACAGGAAAGTGAGGTTCCCTTCATGTCCAAGAACGCTCTGAAGAAACTAAAGCAATGGGGGACAGTACATAAAAAGAAAG GACGGCATTTTGATCCATGTGGTACGTGTAGCAACCCTCGTGGTTTGAGTTGTGTGTTCAAGCTGTGCAGAGCTTGCTGTAAAGATAAAGCACGACAAGCTGTTGAAGACTGCCCGA GTCACagatttttgttcaaaacaaaGATTGAACGCAGAAAATACTGGGAGGCTCAGCAAGCTGCCAAAGCACTAGAAATGCAAACAGAAATACCAACGGAGCATCCTAGGTGTGCCCTCGCAGCTACCCAAGCAACCATGACTGGTGACCTCACAGCTACCCTAACAGACATGCCCGGTGACCCCACAACTACCCTTACAGACATGCCCGGTGACCTCACAGCTACCCTAACAGACATGCCCGGTGACCCCACAACTACTCTAACAGACATGCCCTGTGACCAAACAGCAGAAGCGATCCAGGACAGAGTTGAAAGTGAACATGATGTGGCGGAAGACATCAAAGATGAAAGGGCGCCCTCTAGAGACCGACTGACCATCTCAAACATATCTTCTGCAGTATCGTGA